The DNA segment CAGAATCAgagttaagaacattgatcagTGCATGAATCACATTAATCCTCAAGAAATTGAAAGACAAATCTAACAAAACTCATTATAAGCAAAAGTTAAATTTACTCAACCAAATTTCCTTCTGCATAAGATTGGTGTTTGCTGTTATCTCTCGGTATAAAGTGccaattgaaaatgaaaatagaaaatgttTTCACACATCAAACGCCCCTAGAGGTTCTACTTTGGTTTTCATTCcttgtttttactttttaattacaAAACCATCACCTTGTTTTCGATCTTATTCACAAATCTTTCTAAAGGAAATACtgaaaattaacttttttagtTTTCTCTATTTCTTGAGCAAATCTTGAAAACAAGCTgacaattttataattaaaaagtgcAAAATGAAATGAACACAAAAGTAAACAGGCCCTTAGTGGAAAGGTACATTGGTTTCAGTTGTAACAAAGCCTTTGAAATTCTAAAATATCAAAGAACTATTAATCACATTCTTACGTTATTATAGAAGTTTAATTCTACATTTTATTACCTAAGTTTTTCCAAGCAAATTTTACcattatgttttcaattttcgTGCATTTTACCAATCTGTTAAATATATAACAATATATTGATGTGTCCCTAAAACAACGACCTTTTGGAAAACAAAGTCAACTTGTTACCAACAagatagaaaatatataaaagttgaAAAACCTGACCGTAAAATGTACGCGGAAAAATCTTATGTGGCAAAATatacaaaaattgaaaagttGATGATAAATTGCACAAAAACAACTTGGATGGCAAAACTTGCAAAATAACAATAGTTGAATGATAAAATTTACAATTAAACAATTAAACAATATCTATAGGAGGCTATGGTCTTCAAACAAATTAGAACCATACTAGAAGATTGCTCACCAAAACATATGATAGCAAGAAATGTAACTTGGTTTAATCATTATTAAGTTAGATATGTGTATAAATCTAATTATTGGCTTGTAAAGTAAAAACTGTCAGAGCTATAAGCATATTTAGGTCATATAACCCTTGAAGTTGCAACTAAGGTCAGGCGAGGGTTGAACACAATTAACGTGGCTCTTCAACAACTAGCCAATCATACTACAAAACCAAGGAGAAGGGAAAGAGAATGCCATTTTACACATCCACACAACATTATCAAAAGAGTAAAACTTCAATAATGAAGATATAGACTGCAAAGCAGTGGAAGAAGCAATTGATGGAATAAATGAAGGAATAAGGGTACCTGTGAAACCTGCTTGGCCACGGACTTTAATATAGATTTCCATCTTGATCCATGATTCAACGAAGGCATAGTGCTCTTAAAGCTCTTAGAAACATCTGCTTAGATAAGAAAAACAAGATACACATCACAATATCAATCTAAATACTCTATAAAACACTACATAGAGATGACAATATTCTCTCCTCCACATTTTGGAAGTTTACTATTTATTATTAAGGAGACAAGCAAAAGTGGATAAATCATTAAGGTAGATCCTTACATAAAGGGAGGGGGGGAGACCTTATGAAAAGCATACAACTTCTAtgcattattttaatttgaaaatccTTAAACTCATAAAAAGCACCACAGGTGGTGAGGCATAAGATTTGGAAGCCCCAGCCCATAATCTTGATAAGTGTACCTAGTTTATAATCTGTGGAAATTACAGTAAATGAGTAAAACATGGATGTGCTAACAACCTTAGAAAGTTGATATGAACCTAAGTGGCAAATacattggacatcctctgaggCAACCAATTAAGTTCGAGATAGATTTCAGGAAATGAGAAAATGAGGTAAATAATTACGCTTGATATGACTCAAAAGAAAAAGTTCATATATAATTGGATTATAGAAGACTCATCATATACTAACCCGAGTTCCAATCACCTTCTTCTTTGTGCTCTTGTAAATCATTCGTTCTTTCCTCAAAATTCAATTGctcttcaaaatatttaaaatcttcaaGAAGATCTGAAGGGACAGCTCCAGCATTGTTTGGCTGTGGATTTGAGTTTTCTGTCCCTGCATCAAGCTCTAGTTCACGAGGCTCAAGCCTTGTTTCAATCTCTAATAGTGCACCTCCAGAATATTCAATGTCAACTTCTACGGCCCATACTTCACTCATTTCCATAGGAAGAACCCGCATTCCTACAATGCAAGGTGGAACATTCCCAGTATTGATATTGGTACAGATGACTTCACCAATATAACCCGGAGTTCTCATGTTGGACAATGTTTTCTGCAAAAAGGAGAGAAAAAAGGCTCATTTATCTCAGAAGTTTTCAGTTTACAAACAGAAGTAATCAATATTTATCTCATACCAAAACAACTATAAAGGAATGAAGTCCCAATCATAAATATGGAGCAGAGGGGTAAATTATGTTTATAAGAATAACCCTTCCCTCTCTCTATAATACAAAAAATGTTGAAATCAACTAATACTTTCTTCCATTAATTatgttaagaaaaaaaactgTGATAATGGGATAGCTTCCTTTTGAACTGCTTGAtagtttcatatttattttataacctTGGTACTAGAACGGAGTATTCATGACTGAAGGAATGACAAATATGGTAAAGGACCTTGAGCACACACAATGTGGGTATTTCTCTTTCAACATGATTTATTCATTATCAAAAGTGGTATCATCAAGATTTGAGCCTTAAACCACTTGGTTAAGAGGCACAATTCGCTACTACTTGTGACAACCAATGCTGATTGATAATCTGATATTAAATCAACCATATCAGTTAAAGTGTCAAAATTACTATTTAAGTGACTTAGAAAGTACAGAATCTTATATATTCATCAACCTTTTTAAGCTTCAATTAGTCATGCTTGTACAGGTAAACTTGAGGTTTATGAAATACAAATAATGGAAAGGATTTCATTCAACAAGATAAAAATATCATCTTTCCAACACGAATAAGCCAATATTATcgattaaagaaattaaaattaatatagatAGGTCGCTAAAAATTGATACCTAGTCAAaatgatacatttttttttgcataacaAACTTACTTCAAACATGTCAAATGTCAAATGGGAAAAGGTTAAACCTGAATCCTTGCTTGCATGGATCTCTTTAATTTCTCATTTCCTTTGGCATCGAAAAAGAGCCGAGAAATCAACAAATTCCAACATAATGTTCCTTCATCAATACCAAACTTCTCATTGTCTACTATGGAATCATTTAGAAGCTTTGATGTTGAAGCAGTCTTAAACAAACCAGTAGCCAAAATTGCATCTTGGCAAGCCCGAAGCTTCTCAGTGGTCTTTTTCCCTTCATTACCTAATTGTGAAGATCGAGTTGATATATTTTCCATACCAACTCGGGAAGTTCTTTTAGAAACCTTTCTCCAAAATTGCTTAACCTTTGAGGAAGAACCATCAGGCTTACTAGCCCTTTCTATCACTTCAACACCTGATCCAACCGATGGTTTCATAAAAGAATGGTATACAGAGTTCAAGGATGTCAGATAACTATGAAACTCATCATCCAACTGGGTAAACCAtttgattttttctttttgatcACATGAAGCCAGATAGAGGGCCTTACACCATGCTTCTTTCTCCCACGAAGTGTCAagatatatataaatagttttGTTTCCATTGTATATGACAGAGATTTTGCTTTCCACTTTGATAGGGAACTTCTTTGCCCTGCAAGATTAATCACCGATCAAATTAGAACTTTAAACATCTAGCTTCCTCCATATGTGaccaatatttataataaaaaaatcttctttCCAATACTATTTATTTGTCTTACTAGTTATGATATTCATAATCCAAACTATCATAATCACaagttactttttttattttaagcagTATGCTTGGCATAAAGGAAATGATATTTCACTATGTCAAAGCAAATACCAGGAAAGCCCTAAAAATAAACCCATCTTTAACATTGTCTAAGCTGTGAATCGTATATAAGTGGAACTGTGACTCTAGCATAATCAATTTATGATCATATTTTCTGCAACTTGTAACACTGCTAAAGAATGACAGAAGTGATTTCCATTGAAAGAAATTTTACATTAGCTTGTACCTAGGCAGTAAGTGAAGTTTAGAAATATATTCACTGTAGTCATTCTTGCCACCTGTTACAAAACTTTGGAACCGGTGATTTTCACTTTCCTACTGTTTAAGTTCATTCATACATACATGCGCAGCTAAGTAAAAAAGTAGTGGTAATAGAAATGGAAAGCACAAGGGAAGTGGTGAGAGACAAAAAAGGAAGGACAAGATGCGCACTAAATTCACCTAACAACAAAGAGCATCTTAGAAAGAGTATGATGCCAGTAGCACTTGCCACAGGGcataataaaaattagataCTCCTGCCATTTCTTGGGGACTCATGGAACGGCCTTGATAATCATAAGCATAAAAGTCAAAAGCCGGCCACTGGTTACAGCAATGATTACTGTCAATCCATACCAAATAATGCCCCCAATAGAAGATTCCTCCACACCACATTACCATTTTCTTGAAGAAAGTATTGATGCGGACACGGCTTGAACTGAACAGCCCTTGAGTTCAATCGTTGTGTGCAAACCATCAGGTTTTCTAAGAATAAGCGATTGGCCCTTGATTTGTCCATACATCTTAACAGGGGAAACCTCCAAGAGATCACTTTTCTTTTTTTGCTCCCTTGattgttttgtaatttttcCAGATTCTAAAACCCAAACCACACCCtgaaaaaaaactaacaaattTAAAGTAACAGACGTAATCAATTATCAAATACatagtttcccagaaaccaatCCTTATCCATACATATAAGCACAGTTGTTCAAACAAAAGGTCATAAATGAGAAACTCCTAAACATTAGAATATAACACAAAACCATACAGATACCCTCGAAATTTCCCACACTTGGTACCAAACTTCCTTTTCCAAAGATTTCAACCATTTTCCTCAGTAATATAATTGCAAAACTAAAGCTTTTTCATtatacacaattttaaacatgaCACTCTCCCTATGAAATAAGCTAACCTTAAAGGCATTACCATTTCCATTCTGGATTTCACGGTAATAATAAAACCAAGTGAGCGATCGCATTCATTATACTCAGGTTGGCCATTTTCCCCCTGAAGCGAGAATCAATTAATGCTAACCTGCTTTCTAAACGCAAAATCCAGAGACTGTTGGGGATCAAGCAGCTCAGTAGTTAGGGTCTTGGAGGAGAAGTAGGCTTCGTCGTTATTGCTCTTGTGGCGCAACCTTTTCATGATCCATAACAACCCCAGAGCTTCCGCAGCAACAACGGCCAACACCCCGAGACCAAACCCCACCAGAACCAAACCCAAAACAGTAGCCATTTCAGATGACTGAGAAGCAAAGAGAAAATAGGAACTTGTACGCAGAACAGTCTCTTGCAAGCGCGTTGATGTGACAGATACACGTTTACTTATTCACCAGCTATCTATTTTCAAATCTAAGTTACTttacctttttcaaaaacaaaaattacattACAAGAAGAAGACACGTTCCTCGTAAAGTAAAGAAATATCAGCAATTTTAGATTAGATTTAAAGTCAAATttatacattattatttattatattaaaatatttgaaaatctaattTAGGTTACTATAAACAGAAGGTGACCATTTTTAATAATACATTGATTTGGTGGAtagagtttatttatttttgtggtCCTGGTGACCAACTTTAGCAAAGGCTGATTTCAAGTCAATTATTTTAGCTTTATGTCTCCAGAATTCATGGCAATTGATCCTCAATTTTCCAATGTTGGAATGAATGTAGAAGGACaagtatttaaagaaaaaattattaaatatgttttttttctttattataatttgaattagttttttttttttaaatgaaactttggatttttttaaactttacaactatattttgattttgttttgcagAATGTGCAAGAACATATGTAGAAATTGACACAGggaataaaacaaatttttcacGTCGGTGGCGAAGAATTATAGGAGAAAAATGTAAGAATATGGTGGTTGTATATCTCTCTTTCCATTTAAACTAGCCACTTATaaaatgcagaaaaaaaaatttggtcaaTCACCTCTACTAAACTTAAACCCTaaactattaaataaaattttaatataaaataataaaatataaatataaaacattttaacaTTCTAATCATTTAAAATTCACTTACCATGTAAAAGAACTAACAAAAATTgactataataattttttactaaaaatatggaaaaaatttaaaatttagatttaaaaacaaaattaaattttactaAAAGTACGAGACTTAAATCCAAGAAAGAAGACTCTCCTATAAAATCCAAGAAAAAAGACTCTACTAAAAGAGATAAGAatgactctttcttcctacacctcaatacataaatttttgtatttctaaaaatattccTATATAATATTTGGATTACGTAATTCggaagtttttttaaaaatttgtaattaattttctaattagtttctggattatataatccaaaagtcATTTTCAACTTtgagattatataatttggaagtcttttttcaaatgtattttcggattacataatttaaaagttattctataaaaatatcacacaaaaaaataaaaataaaaatattttcacggcaaaaaaaaaaacctatgaAGATCCAGGAAGAACAGTTTATAAGAATTAGTTTGCCTAAAATTTGACAATCATATATGAAAGTAACCAACCAAAAAAAAAGTGgctaaagaagaaaaatgacTTCACAAGAAGACCCACTAAACAAAATGTACATTTTATCATGTCTATGTGCATTTGAAACAACATTGAACACACATGAACCAATGTACTAGGTAGTAGTGGGTTGGCATGTGAAGAAGTTGAAGTCATGGTGATCAGCCTTGAGAAGCTTCAACCGCAAGTTTGCAACATTATATAGATCGGACACCAGTTTATTAGAGATGTTTGACCAAATTTTTTTCTGCATTTTATAAGTGGCTAGTCCATATGGAAAGAGAGATATACAACCACCCTCttctttcttatatttttctcCTATAATTTTTCGCCAACCACCtgaaatattagttttaatcccTCTGTCAATTTCTTCATATGTTCTTGCACATTctgcaaaacaaaatcaataataTAGTTGTAAAGTTGAAACTAAACACTGCTTCAGCAAAATGGGAAAAGATAATCATCAGGAATGATATCAGGGTCACCCCTTAGACATGATAAATGCATTTCATGCATATATGACACTGGTAGTGTATTGAAGATGAATAAATGTCATGTGAAGCATGTAGAAGAGTGTCATGCATATGTCACACAGATCAATCAATGTGCCAAAAGAAACATATCTAACATATTCATACATAcagaaatttgaaaaagatactttgaaaatttatggagttatataccatttttatatgtaatattcAGAGTGCAGttgtatgaaaaatatgaaTTGTTAATGTACCATCAATCAATAAATTTACTATACTAGTGAATTCAAAagcacaaataatatttttttcttgtgtgAAATACACAGAAAAGTGtagaaattaaatcaaaattagtTATCTGAACACGTGACAGATGCTAGACATATCTCCAAGGCTCCGTTTGTTtctagaaaagaaaagaaaataattactGTGAGAAAAGGTGGGGAAATCAAAGCAAAAAATTTTAAAGAACAcagaaattaaaacatttttttgcattcaaaactttttgtttctaggaaagaaaaagaaaataagtacTGTAAGGAAAAGTGGGAAAATCAaactaactttttttaaaaacacagaaattaaaacattttttgcaTTCAAAACTTTCTTCATAGAAagttgtatatatatttatttaattaattaattttaatttatttttttatcttttttattttaaatttaaattattattgttttttatttaaaatagaagtataatttaaatataatcaaaattataaaaaaatatatattattaaataacataattaatcatattatatataataaattataaatataaataataaaaataaatatattttttaataataaaaaaaataaatttatataataattatattaattataaaagagtaaagataaaaataataatgtgtaagtttttaattaatataccTTGGAAAGACGACAGTGTATGAAAAGTGAGGAAGCTTGACAGGTCCTTTTTACTTTTCTGACATGGTACGGAATAAAGTGGGTACCTATTCATGACGAAACTATGTGAGATTTTCTATCATGGAATCAAATAGAAACTAGAGATTTAACTATAAGTAAATATAAACATCACAAAAAGGTTGAATAAACAAATTGAATATGAACTTTTTAGACACGTGATTATGAAAAATACAGAAGCAAATTTAAGATTTGCTTCACATTTTCCTCATTAATtcttattacagttaaaagcaaGGCCAGTTTATCACCAGATGCCCTCCCTTTCAAGTTGTAGAGTTCATCTTCAAGAACAAGAAAAATTTCAAGACAACAAAAACAACGAAGTCTGCTCACCAAGCAACAGCCATCCAACTGATTGGAGAAATATCCGTACTCTTCAATGTCATCAATGCTGGATGGCTTCTAGCTAACTCATCTATCTGAAACAAGAAACATCATCAACAGACATGCAGCATGTTACAGAACATAAAAACACGCCCGTTTGTAGTTTATAAGAAGTTCTTAATACCATACCATACCACTTGAAGTTAGAGGATACCTTTTCAGTAAATGAAACCCTCTGCCAATATGGAGAGGTCTCATTGTACTGTAAGTAAAGTTCACTATCCGCTTGCTCAGAGTTTGAATCCAAAGAAGCAACATCCCATGCTTTGCTAGAATTGTTACTCAGTGTTCTAGATAAATTATCACTTCCACTGTCCTCACTCCAGGAATCATATTCAGCTCCTTCACTATCCTCTCTCCCAAACCTATAAAAGAATAAGATGGCTCACACCattttgttaacatatttagtaCATAAGCATAACTGTGTTGTTTCTGCATACCTGCTAGAAGCTGCTGCAACAGCTTTACTACTGTAGATTTGGATGGCAGATAAATATGGAACATGATATTGCATCTGAGTGTCGCCACCTTCAAACATCATAGGAGTACCAACACCATATGCACTCCATTCATAATAGCAGTCCCAAAGATCTTTTAGATTGAAGTATTTAACTGTGCCTTTGCCAGGAGGTAGACATTGGCCATTTGGATCACTACAACAGCCCTGAAAAATACACAATAAATGCaatgaaaattaagaaaacaaacTAATCAAATAATTGCAATTTCTATGTTTTACTGCAAGATTTCAAGAAATGACATTTTCACCATTTCAGTCAACATTACTAATAAAAACCATTTATACCTGAAACCACCCACCCTTACTTCTAAACAACAACACCACGATCACCACAGCTCGTTGGAGTTATCCCCTCCCTCTCCACCACCCACCTTCAACCAGCACCACCAACCCACTCTTCTATGGAGGTCTTGGTTTTGAAATAAATCTCGCAAGGACAAACTTGGTATTTCATAATTTGTAGGGGTGTATAAATTGAGGTGATCCTTTTTTTCATTGTTGGACGATCCACTTGAAGTCACATGTTCGAAAATTATTTAATGAGGAGGAGACACGTATACAAAAATATTCTAACTTTTGTTTCCTGCATCAATCAATTCTAACTTGCacatgaatttttaaaattctagaaTATCAGGATTAGAAATCcgaaattgaaaaatatattatgaaaaaggGAATCcgaaataaatttttgtattccTTAAATAAAATTCCAgaataaaattggaaaatcaaAATCTGATTCCAAAAAgcaaatctaaaataaaataacacattataaaaaaaattccaagaaaaataataatctagaaacatatttaaaaaaaaaacagaaaacaaagtAGATAAACATATTCTAAACACTGTTTCAAAAATCCTATTACAAAAGGTTATTCTGAAAAACctaattcaaaaaaaatgttttgaaaatttaaatccataaatatttacaaaaataccaaatccaaaatatattttcaggTACACCTCACTCTTATTTAAAAACTGgacatttttgtcattttgttggggttatttttgtcatttaactaactacaataaaaaaaattatgtataatgaaattctaaaaattacatattttataaatatatttttaacatatttaataatgtaatatttttaaagaaatagcATAAAGACATTACTCGTAGTGGTTTGGCCCACACTT comes from the Phaseolus vulgaris cultivar G19833 unplaced genomic scaffold, P. vulgaris v2.0 scaffold_14, whole genome shotgun sequence genome and includes:
- the LOC137816944 gene encoding uncharacterized protein isoform X1, giving the protein MATVLGLVLVGFGLGVLAVVAAEALGLLWIMKRLRHKSNNDEAYFSSKTLTTELLDPQQSLDFAFRKQGVVWVLESGKITKQSREQKKKSDLLEVSPVKMYGQIKGQSLILRKPDGLHTTIELKGCSVQAVSASILSSRKWAKKFPIKVESKISVIYNGNKTIYIYLDTSWEKEAWCKALYLASCDQKEKIKWFTQLDDEFHSYLTSLNSVYHSFMKPSVGSGVEVIERASKPDGSSSKVKQFWRKVSKRTSRVGMENISTRSSQLGNEGKKTTEKLRACQDAILATGLFKTASTSKLLNDSIVDNEKFGIDEGTLCWNLLISRLFFDAKGNEKLKRSMQARIQKTLSNMRTPGYIGEVICTNINTGNVPPCIVGMRVLPMEMSEVWAVEVDIEYSGGALLEIETRLEPRELELDAGTENSNPQPNNAGAVPSDLLEDFKYFEEQLNFEERTNDLQEHKEEGDWNSDVSKSFKSTMPSLNHGSRWKSILKSVAKQVSQVPLSLAIRVASLRGTLRLHIKPPPSDQLWYGFSSMPDIDFNMESSVGDRKITSAHIALFLVNRLKTGIRETLVLPNCESVCIPWMLAEKDDWVPRTVAPFIWVNQEFTNETSTSTYTNNQPSGRVEASGDTISNNNSGHKQQNSTSAESSQEETRKSSDSLALPLNSSDSVTLESNRSLEEADAPLLENDIPQKTKDLKEFKTSSLQNDKPLETTEQNMESNSEFQSEHRGVPMESRNHSIEQEDGLPKKMGRRERMFDLGKKMSEKLEEKRRHIEEKSRHIVEKIRGP
- the LOC137816944 gene encoding uncharacterized protein isoform X2; protein product: MATVLGLVLVGFGLGVLAVVAAEALGLLWIMKRLRHKSNNDEAYFSSKTLTTELLDPQQSLDFAFRKQGVVWVLESGKITKQSREQKKKSDLLEVSPVKMYGQIKGQSLILRKPDGLHTTIELKGCSVQAVSASILSSRKWAKKFPIKVESKISVIYNGNKTIYIYLDTSWEKEAWCKALYLASCDQKEKIKWFTQLDDEFHSYLTSLNSVYHSFMKPSVGSGVEVIERASKPDGSSSKVKQFWRKVSKRTSRVGMENISTRSSQLGNEGKKTTEKLRACQDAILATGLFKTASTSKLLNDSIVDNEKFGIDEGTLCWNLLISRLFFDAKGNEKLKRSMQARIQKTLSNMRTPGYIGEVICTNINTGNVPPCIVGMRVLPMEMSEVWAVEVDIEYSGGALLEIETRLEPRELELDAGTENSNPQPNNAGAVPSDLLEDFKYFEEQLNFEERTNDLQEHKEEDVSKSFKSTMPSLNHGSRWKSILKSVAKQVSQVPLSLAIRVASLRGTLRLHIKPPPSDQLWYGFSSMPDIDFNMESSVGDRKITSAHIALFLVNRLKTGIRETLVLPNCESVCIPWMLAEKDDWVPRTVAPFIWVNQEFTNETSTSTYTNNQPSGRVEASGDTISNNNSGHKQQNSTSAESSQEETRKSSDSLALPLNSSDSVTLESNRSLEEADAPLLENDIPQKTKDLKEFKTSSLQNDKPLETTEQNMESNSEFQSEHRGVPMESRNHSIEQEDGLPKKMGRRERMFDLGKKMSEKLEEKRRHIEEKSRHIVEKIRGP
- the LOC137816944 gene encoding nucleus-vacuole junction protein 2-like isoform X3, whose translation is MPCGKCYWHHTLSKMLFVVRAKKFPIKVESKISVIYNGNKTIYIYLDTSWEKEAWCKALYLASCDQKEKIKWFTQLDDEFHSYLTSLNSVYHSFMKPSVGSGVEVIERASKPDGSSSKVKQFWRKVSKRTSRVGMENISTRSSQLGNEGKKTTEKLRACQDAILATGLFKTASTSKLLNDSIVDNEKFGIDEGTLCWNLLISRLFFDAKGNEKLKRSMQARIQKTLSNMRTPGYIGEVICTNINTGNVPPCIVGMRVLPMEMSEVWAVEVDIEYSGGALLEIETRLEPRELELDAGTENSNPQPNNAGAVPSDLLEDFKYFEEQLNFEERTNDLQEHKEEGDWNSDVSKSFKSTMPSLNHGSRWKSILKSVAKQVSQVPLSLAIRVASLRGTLRLHIKPPPSDQLWYGFSSMPDIDFNMESSVGDRKITSAHIALFLVNRLKTGIRETLVLPNCESVCIPWMLAEKDDWVPRTVAPFIWVNQEFTNETSTSTYTNNQPSGRVEASGDTISNNNSGHKQQNSTSAESSQEETRKSSDSLALPLNSSDSVTLESNRSLEEADAPLLENDIPQKTKDLKEFKTSSLQNDKPLETTEQNMESNSEFQSEHRGVPMESRNHSIEQEDGLPKKMGRRERMFDLGKKMSEKLEEKRRHIEEKSRHIVEKIRGP
- the LOC137816944 gene encoding nucleus-vacuole junction protein 2-like isoform X4: MPCGKCYWHHTLSKMLFVVRAKKFPIKVESKISVIYNGNKTIYIYLDTSWEKEAWCKALYLASCDQKEKIKWFTQLDDEFHSYLTSLNSVYHSFMKPSVGSGVEVIERASKPDGSSSKVKQFWRKVSKRTSRVGMENISTRSSQLGNEGKKTTEKLRACQDAILATGLFKTASTSKLLNDSIVDNEKFGIDEGTLCWNLLISRLFFDAKGNEKLKRSMQARIQKTLSNMRTPGYIGEVICTNINTGNVPPCIVGMRVLPMEMSEVWAVEVDIEYSGGALLEIETRLEPRELELDAGTENSNPQPNNAGAVPSDLLEDFKYFEEQLNFEERTNDLQEHKEEDVSKSFKSTMPSLNHGSRWKSILKSVAKQVSQVPLSLAIRVASLRGTLRLHIKPPPSDQLWYGFSSMPDIDFNMESSVGDRKITSAHIALFLVNRLKTGIRETLVLPNCESVCIPWMLAEKDDWVPRTVAPFIWVNQEFTNETSTSTYTNNQPSGRVEASGDTISNNNSGHKQQNSTSAESSQEETRKSSDSLALPLNSSDSVTLESNRSLEEADAPLLENDIPQKTKDLKEFKTSSLQNDKPLETTEQNMESNSEFQSEHRGVPMESRNHSIEQEDGLPKKMGRRERMFDLGKKMSEKLEEKRRHIEEKSRHIVEKIRGP
- the LOC137816944 gene encoding uncharacterized protein isoform X5, translated to MATVLGLVLVGFGLGVLAVVAAEALGLLWIMKRLRHKSNNDEAYFSSKTLTTELLDPQQSLDFAFRKQGVVWVLESGKITKQSREQKKKSDLLEVSPVKMYGQIKGQSLILRKPDGLHTTIELKGCSVQAVSASILSSRKWAKKFPIKVESKISVIYNGNKTIYIYLDTSWEKEAWCKALYLASCDQKEKIKWFTQLDDEFHSYLTSLNSVYHSFMKPSVGSGVEVIERASKPDGSSSKVKQFWRKVSKRTSRVGMENISTRSSQLGNEGKKTTEKLRACQDAILATGLFKTASTSKLLNDSIVDNEKFGIDEGTLCWNLLISRLFFDAKGNEKLKRSMQARIQKTLSNMRTPGYIGEVICTNINTGNVPPCIVGMRVLPMEMSEVWAVEVDIEYSGGALLEIETRLEPRELELDAGTENSNPQPNNAGAVPSDLLEDFKYFEEQLNFEERTNDLQEHKEEGDWNSDVSKSFKSTMPSLNHGSRWKSILKSVAKQVSQVPLSLAIRVASLRGTLRLHIKPPPSDQLWYGFSSMPDIDFNMESSVGDRKITSAHIALFLVNRLKTLLFFLHDQTKKWDSTILFSIIHF
- the LOC137816952 gene encoding uncharacterized protein — translated: MSSASSLVFSGKALTNLERFLVCVTPDVPSFTLQGCCSDPNGQCLPPGKGTVKYFNLKDLWDCYYEWSAYGVGTPMMFEGGDTQMQYHVPYLSAIQIYSSKAVAAASSRFGREDSEGAEYDSWSEDSGSDNLSRTLSNNSSKAWDVASLDSNSEQADSELYLQYNETSPYWQRVSFTEKIDELARSHPALMTLKSTDISPISWMAVAWYPLYSVPCQKSKKDLSSFLTFHTLSSFQECARTYEEIDRGIKTNISGGWRKIIGEKYKKEEGGCISLFPYGLATYKMQKKIWSNISNKLVSDLYNVANLRLKLLKADHHDFNFFTCQPTTT